A stretch of Aythya fuligula isolate bAytFul2 chromosome 1, bAytFul2.pri, whole genome shotgun sequence DNA encodes these proteins:
- the POU3F3 gene encoding POU domain, class 3, transcription factor 3, which yields MAAATSNPYLPGTGILAAGSIVHADSGGGGGGGGGGMQPGGVAVTSVAAGGYRGDPAAKMVQSDFMPGAMAASNGGHMLSHAHQWVTALPHAAAAAAAAAAAAAEAGSPWSGSPVGMTGSPQQPPPPPDVKGGGGRDDLHSGAALHHRAPHLGPPHQGHPAAWGAAAAAAHLPSMAGGQQQQQSLLYSQPGGFTVNGMLSPPPGGQSLVHPGLVRGETPELGEHPGHHHHHHHQHPGHHPAHHGGVNSHDPHSDEDTPTSDDLEQFAKQFKQRRIKLGFTQADVGLALGTLYGNVFSQTTICRFEALQLSFKNMCKLKPLLNKWLEEADSSTGSPTSIDKIAAQGRKRKKRTSIEVSVKGALESHFLKCPKPSAQEITNLADSLQLEKEVVRVWFCNRRQKEKRMTPPGIQQQTPDDVYSQVGTVNSDTPPPHHGLQTSVQ from the coding sequence aTGGCCGCGGCCACGTCTAACCCCTACCTCCCCGGCACCGGCATCCTGGCGGCCGGCTCCATCGTCCACGCGGActcgggcggcggcggcggcggcggcggcggcggcatgCAGCCGGGCGGCGTGGCCGTCACCTCGGTGGCGGCGGGCGGCTACCGCGGCGACCCGGCGGCCAAGATGGTCCAGAGCGACTTCATGCCGGGCGCCATGGCCGCCAGCAACGGCGGCCATATGCTGAGCCATGCCCACCAGTGGGTGACAGCCCTGCCccacgccgccgccgccgccgccgccgccgccgccgccgccgccgaggcCGGCTCGCCCTGGTCCGGCAGCCCCGTGGGCATGacgggcagcccccagcagccgccgccgccgcccgacGTGaagggcggcggcgggcgcgaCGACCTGCACTCGGGCGCGGCGCTGCACCACCGGGCGCCCCACCTGGGCCCCCCGCACCAGGGGCACCCGGCGGCCtggggcgcggcggcggcggccgcccaCCTGCCCTCCATGGCcggcgggcagcagcagcagcagtcgcTCCTCTACTCGCAGCCCGGGGGCTTCACGGTGAACGGcatgctgagccccccccccggcgggcAGAGCCTGGTGCACCCCGGGCTGGTGCGCGGCGAGACGCCGGAGCTGGGCGAGCACCCCgggcaccaccaccaccaccaccaccagcaccccggGCACCACCCGGCGCACCACGGCGGCGTCAACAGCCACGACCCGCACTCGGACGAGGACACGCCGACCTCCGACGACCTGGAGCAGTTCGCCAAGCAGTTCAAGCAGCGGCGGATAAAGCTGGGCTTCACGCAGGCCGACGTGGGGCTGGCGCTGGGCACCCTCTACGGCAACGTCTTCTCGCAGACCACCATCTGCCGCTTCGAggccctgcagctcagcttcaAGAACATGTGCAAGCTGAAGCCTTTGTTGAACAAGTGGCTGGAGGAAGCCGACTCCTCCACGGGCAGCCCCACCAGCATCGACAAGATCGCGGCGCAgggcaggaagaggaagaagcgGACCTCCATCGAGGTGAGTGTCAAGGGGGCCTTGGAGAGCCACTTTCTGAAATGCCCCAAGCCCTCCGCCCAGGAGATTACGAACCTAGCGGAcagcctgcagctggagaaggaggtggtcagggtttggttttgcaatcggaggcagaaagagaaacGGATGACCCCCCCGGGGATCCAGCAGCAGACCCCCGACGATGTCTACTCGCAGGTCGGCACCGTCAACTCCGACACGCCGCCCCCTCACCACGGACTGCAGACGAGCGTGCAGTGA